The following nucleotide sequence is from Solidesulfovibrio carbinolicus.
CCTGGCAGCGGTCGCAGGCGGCCAGGAGACACCGGCCGAAGCGACGCAGCAGGGCGGCCAGGCCGGGCAACGGGCCGGTCCCGTCGGTCACGGCTGGTCGCCCAGGAAAACGGCCGCTGCTTCGCCGGCCGCTTCGCCGGCGGCCTCGATGGCGGCCAGGGCCTGGGCGTCGCCGGCCAGATCGCCCGGGGCGTCCAGGCCCCGCAGCAGGGTGGCCGGGCCGGGCAGAAAGCCAAAGGGCCACAGGAAGTATTTGAGCGTAAGAAGCGCGCCCTCGAAAAGCCGCTCGCCGCGCGGCCGGCCGGCCACAAGCAGGGGATAGGCCAGCCGGTCCGGGACCTCGCCCGCGCCCTGGGCCTGCCGGACCTCATAGCGGCGCTGGGCCCGGTCGATGAAGGCTTTAAACAGCGCCGGCACATGGTAAAAGTAGATGGGCGCGGCAAAGGCGGCCACGGGCGCGGCGTCCAGGGCGGCGAACAGCCCGGCTGCGGCGTCGCCGGGCCGGTCCAGAACGCAGCGATGGCCCGGCCCGGCGCAGGCCCCGCAGCCCCGGCAGGGGGCGAAGGCGTGGTCGCGCAGGGCGATAATCCGGGGCGCGTACCCGGCCCGGGCCAGACCGGCGGCAAAGGCCCGGCCGGCGGCGTCGGAATTGCCGCCGGCCCGGGGGCCGCACAGAAAGACCACCGGCGGTCCGGCCGTCACCGGGCGAACTCCGAGAAAAACGGGTTGTGGCGCTTTTCGTCGCCGACCGTGGTGGCCGGGCCGTGGCCGGGGTAGACCAGGGTCTTTTCGGGCAGGGCAAAGATCTCGGTGACCACGGACTTGATGAGCACGTCGTAGTCGCCGCCGGCAAAGTCGGTGCGGCCAATGGAGCGGTAAAAGAGCAGGTCGCCGACGAAAACCGCCCCGGCTCCGGGGAAATAAAACGACCGGCTGCCCGGGGAATGGCCCGGGGTGGCCAGCACCCGGCAGGGCTCCCCGGCGATGGTCGCCTCGCCGGGCGCAACCGGCGCCCAGTCGAAGCCGTCGACCATGGGCAGGCCCATAAGCCCGCCCCGGCCCAGTTCGGTTTCCATGAGCATGGCGTCCTCGGCCCCGGCCCAGACCTTGGCCCCGGTGGCCCTTGCCAGGGCGGCCACGCCGTAGAGGTGGTCGCAGTGCAGGTGGGTCAGGCAGATGGCTTCGAGGGTCAGGCCGCGTTGTTCGATCTCGTTTAGAACGACGCCGGGATTGCCGCCCGGGTCCACGGCCAGGGCGGCCGTGCCGGCCATGGCCAGATAGCAGTTGGTTTCCAGGGGACCGAGGGGAAAGGCGAGAATATCCATGGGAAGCCTCCGGTGGCGCTTGGCGGGTTTGGCCCGCCCTTGGGGATGCCGCGCCCGGCGGCTGCCGTCAAGGGGCCGGCCGGCCTTGTTTTCCCGGGCCGGGGGCGCTACAGGTGGCCGGCCTATTTCATATACGGGAGAACGCCATGGCCGCGCCTGCCTTGACCCAACGAGAGCTTATCGCCCACGAGCACGCCCTGCGCGACGTGTTCTCCCGGTTTCTGGCCTTTAAAACCCACAGCCTCTATTTTCCCAAGCCCGGCGACGCCCTGGCCGAGGCCTTCGGGCCGGACCTGGGGCTGGCGGCGCATTTGCCGACCGAGCGCAAGATCATGATCCCCCTGGCCGAGGACGGCCGGCTGCTGGGCGTCTTCGTGGCCCGTGGGGCCAGCCTTGGCGGGCGGCGGGCGCTTTTATCCCTGCTCCCCCGCATCGCCGCCATGGCGCTCGACCAGTTGCACCTGCGTCTGGCCGCCGCGTCCGACCCGGTCACCGGGCTGGCCACCGGGGAGGCGCTGTTGGCGACGCTTTCCCGGGAGATCGAGGCCGTGCAGCAGCGCATCCTGCCTGGCGGCGACAGTCTGGGCGATTTGCCCCTGTCCGCCTGCCGGGGCGGTTTCGGCCTCATCGTGGCCGACCTCGACCGGTTCAGCCGGGTGGCCGGCCGGTACGGGTTTCTCATGGCCGAGGACGTGCTGGCCCGGGCCGGGGCGGCCGTGACCGGGGCTACGCCGGAAGGCGGGCTGGCCGCCCGGCTCCACGACGATCTTTTCGCGGTCTTTTTGCCGGGTGCTTCGGCCGCGCGCTGCCGGGAAGCGGCCGAGGCCTTGCTGGCCGAACTGGGGCGCACGCCGTTTCCCATTCCGGCCACGGGCGAATCGCTGTCGCTGACCGCCAGCGCCGGCTGCGTGAGCTATCCCCAGGACGTGCGCGGCGGCCAGTTCGCGGCCTCGCCGGCCGAGCAGGCCAGGCTGCTTGTCCACAAGGCCAAAAAGGGTCTGGCCGTGGCCAAGGACCTGGGCCGCGACCAGGCCATGGCCTACAGCCGCATCCTGGCCGAGGGCGGGGTGGTGCTCGAAACCCTGCCGCTCGCCCGGGCGGCCGTGAGCCTTGGCCGCTGGGTGGACGCCGAGCCGGGCCAGCGGTTTCTGGTCTGGTCGCCGCGCCTGGAGCGCGAGGTGGACGTGCGCGGGGCTGACGGCGGACGCCTCAGCGGCCGCAGCCCGGCGGCGGTCAAGGGCGAGATCGTCCTGGCCGAGGTGGTGGAGGACATGGCCTTTGCCGAGGTCCTCCATCTGGCCGACCCTCATCTGCCCCTGGAGCCCGGCGACCGACTGGCCCTTATTCCCGAGGCCGAGGAGGGCGGCGATGCCGCCGCCACCGGCGCGCCCCGGCGCGATCCGGCCTCGGGCCTGTATCCCTTCCGTGATTTTCAACGCGCCATCGCCCAGGCACGGGAGAAAAATCCCGTTTTTTCGCAAGTTCTCGTACAATTGGCCGATCCGCCGGCCAGGCGTCGGGCCGGCCGGCCGGCCGAGGCAGACATGGCCGAAGCGGCCGGGCTGTGCCGCCGGGTGTTTGGCCACGAGGCCGTAGGCGGGCGCTTTAGCGCTTCCAAACTGGTCTTTTTCGTGCCCGGGATCGACCCCGCCGCCCTGG
It contains:
- a CDS encoding tetratricopeptide repeat-containing diguanylate cyclase; translated protein: MAAPALTQRELIAHEHALRDVFSRFLAFKTHSLYFPKPGDALAEAFGPDLGLAAHLPTERKIMIPLAEDGRLLGVFVARGASLGGRRALLSLLPRIAAMALDQLHLRLAAASDPVTGLATGEALLATLSREIEAVQQRILPGGDSLGDLPLSACRGGFGLIVADLDRFSRVAGRYGFLMAEDVLARAGAAVTGATPEGGLAARLHDDLFAVFLPGASAARCREAAEALLAELGRTPFPIPATGESLSLTASAGCVSYPQDVRGGQFAASPAEQARLLVHKAKKGLAVAKDLGRDQAMAYSRILAEGGVVLETLPLARAAVSLGRWVDAEPGQRFLVWSPRLEREVDVRGADGGRLSGRSPAAVKGEIVLAEVVEDMAFAEVLHLADPHLPLEPGDRLALIPEAEEGGDAAATGAPRRDPASGLYPFRDFQRAIAQAREKNPVFSQVLVQLADPPARRRAGRPAEADMAEAAGLCRRVFGHEAVGGRFSASKLVFFVPGIDPAALAEPAGRLLAALRAELELDAAVGVAGHPCLDHARSDVAENCRKALDHALLLPTGPRLAVFDSLSLTVSGDRHFAIGDVYAAMEEYKQALLADEKNALARNSLGICLARLGRLPQARAEFEGVIRGEPKNAMALYNLGCVLMRQGEAAAARAAFQKCLRADPAHVSSLLRLGRMAEENRRFAEALKYYRRALAAGGPAAPTLRHLARLAFARGQLDEAREHLHQALLRDPKDAFALQLMARVYLTEGEDPAIAEAMARQAVALRPERREFWVELSRALAAQGRHEEARDAAARAEGV
- a CDS encoding flavodoxin family protein encodes the protein MTAGPPVVFLCGPRAGGNSDAAGRAFAAGLARAGYAPRIIALRDHAFAPCRGCGACAGPGHRCVLDRPGDAAAGLFAALDAAPVAAFAAPIYFYHVPALFKAFIDRAQRRYEVRQAQGAGEVPDRLAYPLLVAGRPRGERLFEGALLTLKYFLWPFGFLPGPATLLRGLDAPGDLAGDAQALAAIEAAGEAAGEAAAVFLGDQP
- a CDS encoding MBL fold metallo-hydrolase, with translation MDILAFPLGPLETNCYLAMAGTAALAVDPGGNPGVVLNEIEQRGLTLEAICLTHLHCDHLYGVAALARATGAKVWAGAEDAMLMETELGRGGLMGLPMVDGFDWAPVAPGEATIAGEPCRVLATPGHSPGSRSFYFPGAGAVFVGDLLFYRSIGRTDFAGGDYDVLIKSVVTEIFALPEKTLVYPGHGPATTVGDEKRHNPFFSEFAR